In a genomic window of Punica granatum isolate Tunisia-2019 chromosome 6, ASM765513v2, whole genome shotgun sequence:
- the LOC116212526 gene encoding uncharacterized protein LOC116212526, producing MASPLCLSSSASPLHPSLPLNLRPPNFSKRAAAPFLTVTSPASFSCRRPLLLQSLLPNEVPRKIRRGCTASAAAEDALSSPSDAQQMVSSSGDDGVYTIISVLLLIAFIGLSVLTIGVIYIGVTDFLQKREREKFEKEEAAKKKKGGKKVKVRARAGPRGFGQKTDVEDEFDD from the exons ATGGCCTCACCTTTGTGTCTGTCATCTTCTGCCTCGCCTCTTCATCCCTCCCTGCCGTTAAACCTCAGACCCCCTAATTTCTCGAAACGCGCCGCTGCTCCCTTCCTTACTGTCACCTCACCAGCTTCCTTCTCCTGCAGAAGAccccttcttcttcagtcCCTACTGCCCAATGAAGTTCCCCGGAAGATCCGCCGGGGCTGCACAGCCTCCGCTGCGGCCGAAGATGCTCTGTCCTCGCCATCGGACGCTCAGCAGATGGTCTCCAGCAGCGGTGATGATGGCGTATACACCATCATTTCGGTCCTTCTCTTAATCGCGTTCATCGGTCTATCAGTTCTCACGATTGGG GTTATCTACATCGGAGTGACCGATTTTTTGcagaagagggagagagagaagtttGAGAAGGAAGAGGCagctaagaagaagaagggtgGGAAGAAGGTTAAGGTCAGGGCAAGGGCTGGCCCCAGAGGGTTCGGGCAGAAGACTGATGTTGAAGATGAATTTGACGATTAG